A region from the Sphaerodactylus townsendi isolate TG3544 linkage group LG01, MPM_Stown_v2.3, whole genome shotgun sequence genome encodes:
- the MSGN1 gene encoding mesogenin-1 codes for MEENVSSENSPFLSSWDWKNNAGTVMLRQCPSPKSLSPSPSFESYSSSPCPVVVEVPCANSSSSRSDNSLMGYTLVEFPAIYLPHPGQGKGQKGPKVRMSAQRRRKASEREKLRMRTLAEALHTLRNYLPPIYSQRGQPLTKIQTLKYTIKYISELTDLLNSVKQAQMP; via the coding sequence ATGGAAGAAAACGTGAGCTCTGAGAATTCACCCTTCCTCTCTTCTTGGGACTGGAAGAACAATGCAGGAACTGTGATGCTGAGGCAGTGTCCATCCCCCAAGAGCCTGTCTCCATCTCCTTCCTTTGAATCTTATTCATCCTCTCCTTGTCCGGTTGTTGTGGAGGTGCCCTGtgccaacagcagcagcagcaggagtgaCAACAGCTTGATGGGATATACCCTGGTGGAGTTTCCTGCCATCTATCTGCCACACCCTGGACAGGGCAAGGGCCAGAAAGGTCCCAAAGTCAGGATGTCAGCCCAGCGCAGGAGGAAAGCCAGTGAAAGAGAGAAGCTGAGAATGAGGACCCTGGCTGAAGCCCTGCACACCCTACGCAACTATCTGCCTCCTATCTACAGCCAAAGAGGGCAGCCTCTCACCAAGATACAGACACTGAAATACACCATCAAGTACATCAGTGAGCTCACAGACCTGCTGAACAGTGTCAAACAGGCACAAATGCCCTGA